Part of the Pantanalinema sp. genome is shown below.
ACCGCCGACGGCCTCGGCGCAGTTGGCGAAGGTATTGGCCCCTTGATCGCCGAAGAGGTGGGCGTCGGGCAGCTCGCCCACGCCCATGCCGTCAAGGACGACGATGAAGGCACGGTTCAGTTTTGCCATGGGTTCGTTCCTCGCGAGGGTTTTGGAGGGTTTGTTTCCCCCATTATAGCTCAGAACGGGCGAGAGAGGCTCAACCGTTCGCCTCCAAGACCCGCTCGAAGAGGTCGGTCTTCGCCAGCTCTTCGAGGGTGGTCAGGCCCTGGGCGGCGACCCAGGTGGCGTAGTCGTACAGCGCCATGTGCCCACGCTGCTTGGCGTACTGATCGATCTGGGGCTGGGGGGCGTTGCTTGCGACCATGTGGCGCAGCTGGGCGTCGAAGGGCAGGGCCCCGAAGATGCCCACCTGGCCCGCGAAGCCCGTCTCGTGGCAGTCCGGGCAACCGACCGATCGGTAGAGCATCCCCGTCTCGTTGATCGCCTTGAAGAAGGTGAACGTCTGGTCATCGGGCTTGTAGGGCACCTTGCAGGCCGGGCACAGCTTTCTCACCAGGCGAATGACGATCACCCCGGCCACGGCGTTCGCCACCGGCCTCGGCGCGAGCTCCGAGAGGTCCAGAAGCTGGTGCAGGAAGCGCTGGGCGGTCGGGATCCCGACGATGGCCGCGGCCCCCGCGAGCGCCCCGTGGACCAGGCCGCGCGCGAGCTCGGGCTCGGTCAAGGTGGGCACGGCCAGAAGGTCGGGCGACTGCTCGAAGACCTGGCTCAGGGAGATTTCGGGCCGGTGCGCGTCCAGCGGCGCCTGGGCGATCCCCTCCAGCTCGAAGGGCATGGTGCCGAAGCTGATCACGCTGCGGTTGTCCTTGAGCGCTTCCTTGAGCAGGGCGTAGAGCAGGGTGTCCTTGCCGGAATGCTTGGGGCCGTTGATCAGCACGAGCCCGCTCTTGAGGCGCAACAGGCGGCGCAGCACCTCGCGGGTTCCGGGGTGGTGGATGATCGAGTCGAGGGTCGTCTGCTCCAGCGTGCTCTGGTCGAACAGGCGCAGGGTGAGCATCTGGCCGTGCTTGACCGTCAGCGCGCGCAGGGTGAGGTGGATGGAGCGCCCTTCGTGGCGCGTCTTGACCGTGCCGGTCTGCGCGAGGCTGCCCGAGGTGGGGGCGAGGTTGGCCATCACCTTCAGGCGGCCGATGACGGCCGAGCCAAGGCGCGGGGCGATCGAGGGCTCGCGCACCAGGCTCCCGTCGATCCGCAGGCGCACCCAGGTCTCGTGCTCCTGGGGCTCCAGGACGATCTCGGTGGCCTTGCGCCGCAGGGCGGTCGCAAGCAGGCTCTGGGCGTACTGGGCGGCGGTCTGGTCCTCGCCGGACGCTGGGGGATCCTGCCGGTCCTCCTCGGGGCGCGCCTCCGCCTCGGGGGCCGGGGCCGCCTCGCGCGGGACGACCTTCAGGATCTCGCGGAAGTCCGCGTCGGTGATGACCACCGGCTGGATGGAGACGCCCTTGAAGCGCAGGCGAAGGTCGTCCAGCGCCAGGATGTTGTTGGGGTCGACCATGGCCACGGTCATCTGGGAGATGCCGACCGGCAGGATCTGGTGCTGCCGGATCATGGCCTCGGGAAGCAGGCGCACGAGCTCCTGCGGGGGCTTCTGCTTCATGGAGAAGCTCTTGACCCCGTACTGGAGCTCGAGCGCGTGCTTGATCTGGGCGTCGGTGACGTGGCCGAGGGCGATCAGGATCTCGCCCAGCGGCTCCCGGGTCTGCTGCTGCTTCGAGAGGCCCTGGGCGAGCTGGTCCTCGGTGAGGACGCCGGCCTTGATCAGGATCTCGCCGAGGCGAAGGCGCTTGCCGGGAATGGTCACGGGGATCTCCTTGGGACTACTTCAGGGCGCTCCGCTCGGCCGAGTAGACGGCCTTGATCAACGCCGAGGGGGTCGCGGGCTCGCCGCCGATCCGGTAGGCGCCAAGCAACGCCTGGCTAGCCGTCGGGATCTTGCTCTCGTCGTTGACGAGCAGATGGGCGAGCGTCTCACCCTTTTCTACCCAGTCGCCCACCTTCTTGTGCAGCATCACGCCGACCGCCAGGTCGATGGGGGCGCCCTTCACCAGGCGGCCAGCGCCGATCTCCTTGCCGGCGAGGCCGACCGAGAGGGCGTCCAGGGCCTGGACGTAGCCCGCCTCGGGCGCCTCCACGGGGATCCGGAACCGGGGCTGGGCCATGAGCGAGGGGTCGCGGATGACCTCGGGGTTCCCGCCCTGGGCTTCGATCAGCGCCGCGAGCTTGGTCAGCGCCGCGCCGCTCTCGATCACCGCGCGCAGCTTCGCCTCGCCCTCCTCGCGGTCCTTGGCGAGGCCGCCGCCGACGAGGATCAGGGCGCCGAGGGCGACCGAGAGGTCCGTGAGGTCCCGGGGGCCCTCGCCGCGCAGGGTGTTGATGGCCTCGGCGACCTCGTTGGCGTGGCCGACGGCCGTGCCCAGGGGCTGGCCCATCTCGCTGACGACGCAGGCGACGTGCTTGCCCAGGCGCTCGCCGACCTGCATCATCGTGGTCGCGAGCTCGCGGGCGCTCTGGTCGTCGCGCATGAAGGCCCCCGCTCCGGTCTTGACGTCGAGCAGGATCACGTCGGCGCCGGCGGCGATCTTCTTGGAGAGGACCGAGGCCGCGATCAAGGGGATGCTCTCGACGGTGCCGGTCACGTCGCGCAGGGCGTAGAGGATGGCGTCGGCGGGGGCGAGCTCCGCGGTCTGGCTCGCGACCACCACCCCGATGTCGCGCAGCTGCTGCTTGAAGCGCTCCACCGAGAGGTCGCAGGTCATGCCCGGGATGGCCTCGATCTTGTCGACGGTGCCGCCGGTGTGGCCCAGGCCGCGGCCGGAGAGCTTGGCGACGGTGACGCCGGCGGCGGCGACCAGGGGCCCGAGCACCAGGGTGACCTTGTCGCCCACCCCGCCGGTGGAGTGCTTGTCGGCGCGGGGGCCGGGCACGTCCGAGAGGTCCAGGACCTGGCCCGAGTGGGCCATGGCGTGGGTCAGGAAGGTCGTCTCCTCGATGGTCATGCCGCGCAGCACCACCGCCATCAGCCAGGCCGAGAGCTGGTAGTCGGGCACGCGCGAGACGTTGTCCACCAGCCACCGGATCTCGTCCTCGGCGTGGGCGTTGCCGTCCCGCTTGTCCTTGATCATCTTCAAGATCGTCATATCGCTAGCCATGGCTCGTCTGGTCCTCCATTCCGGGGGGGGAATCCTTCTTGCGATCGGTCAACGACCGGATGTTGGGGTTCTTGTCGCCCTTGAGGACGGCGATGAACCGCTCCTGCTTCTCGATTGTATCCTGGTTGGACGCGATCTCGGAGTGGAGGGACTCGGTCTGGCGCTGCAGCGAGACGACCAGCGCGCGGAGGTTGTCCACCTCGCGTCCCATCGACGACTGCTGGCTCGCGAGCGTCTCGGACAGGGTGCGCTGGGCGATCTCGAGGGCGGCCTCGGTCTCGGCGAGGCGCGAGGCGAGGGCGTCCTTCTGGGAGAGCAGCTCCTGCCACTGCACCTGCTGGATCTCGATCTGGCGCTCGGCGGTGGCGAGGCGCTCGTGGACGTTCTTGTTGCGCGAGCGCTCGGCCTCGAGGGCGGCCTCCAGGTCCTTGATGCGATCGCCCAGCTGCTGCTGGGTCGTCTCGAGCTGCTCCTGGGTCTTCCAGATCTGCTGCTGGCGCTGCTGCATGCCCACGCGCCACTGCTTGCGCTCCATCGACAGGTCGTCGATGCGCGAGAGGGCGTACTGGAGCTGGTTCTTGAGCTGGAAGGTGGACTTCTGGTGAAGCTGGTCCTGGTGCTCGACGTAGGTCTTGAGCTTGCGGTTCTCTTCGCGCAGCGTCTTGTAGCGCTCGGCGACCTGGCCGAGCACCGTGCGGGCAGCAGCGATCATCACGCCGGCGAGGCGCTGACGCTCCTCGCGCAGCTTGCCGGCGTAACCCTGCCAGTATTTGAGCTGTTGGCTCCGCTCCTCCACCAGGGCGTGGAGGTTCTTCACGTGAGCGAGCAGCTTCTCGATTTGCTTCTCGTATTTGGTTGCCATTGACCTACGGGGCTAACGCCGAGCGGAAATCCTTGCGATAAGCGCTTCGCAGGGGGAGGAGTGGCGCCAGACCACCGCCATTCTAACATTTACATAACGGGATTCAGTGTCGAAGATAACAATTTTAAGGTCCTCTTCCCGGAACCCTCACGGGCTGCCCAGCGATAGGGGCATTCGTTTGGTGTATAATCTCTTCAGCGCACGCAGCGGCGCGCTTCTCCCCTCGTCGCATGCGCTCGCTCCGTCCGGCCGCTCGGAGCACACCGGGGGCAGCCGGTCCATCGTCGCAAGCTGGGCGTTATTGTCGAGGTCTCAATGGCGAAACTGATCTTGTCTGGGGATCTGAGCATTTTCCGCATCGAAATGGTGGTGCGGATCCTCGAGGCGCTCAAGTTTGATGGCGAGGTGGCGCTCGAGGCGATCGAGCGTGGCACCCTCTTCATGCTGCAGGGCAAGGTCGTGGGCGCGCGGGTCGCCATGCACGAGGGAATGGCGGCGCTGGTCCCGATGGTCGCCCAGCGCGTGGGGACCTTCTCGGTGCGCCAGCTTTCGGCCGACGAGGTGACGCGCCACGCGGACCTTGCGGCGCTGCCGGACAACGCCGCGATCTTCCGCCAGGTCCATGCCCTGCTCGCGCAGGGCCGCTTCGCCTCGGTGCCCCCTGCCCAGGGCGCCCCCCAGCCGGCCCCCGCGAGCCCGGGTCATGCGAGCGCTGCGCCTGCGAGCCCCGCCCAGCCCGCGCGGCCCAAGCCCACGGCGACCGGACCGCTCGCGCGCATCCCCGAGCTGACCGACAAGGGCAAGGTCACCCTTCGCTCGATCCAGACCAACTTCGCGCTGCGCGGGGTGCAGGTCGACGCGGACACGTGGCGGGTCCTCGCCAAGATCGACGGCCAGCAGACCCTCTTTTCGATCAGCGAGCTGATCGGCATCACCGGCGAGCGCTACGGCCAGGCGGTGGACCAGCTCCTGGCCGACGGCTACATCCGGTTCCGGGTCCACGATCCCACCCTCGAGCAGCTCACCAAGCGCACCGAGTCCAAGTTCCGCTTCGGTGAGTACATGGTCGCCAAGGGCGTCATCACCGAGGTCCAGCTGGAGGGAGCCCTGCGCCGCCAGCAGGAGCTCGCGCGGCGCGGCCGCTACATGTGGCTCGGCGAGATCCTGATCGAGATGAACTACGCCCGTCCCAGCCACGTGCAGGAGGCGCTCGCCGTCCAGAAGCGCATGGGCGGCTAGACGGCTTCTTCCTTCTGTCTTTCGAGCAAGGGCGCGGTGGTGCGGGTCGAAAGGCGCGGTCCGTTTCTGTAAGCGGCGCGCGCCGAGACCGGCGGCTCCTTGCGGAGCTCGCTTGCGATCGCCATCAGCACGACCCCCAAGCCGAACAGCCAGTGCCCCCAGAAGGGCGAGGTGAGCGCCGCGCAAAAAAGCATGAGCCAAAGGGCGTTGCCGATGGATTGTTTCTGGTTCATGTTCTCTCCTGGATCGTCGTAGTCCTATTATTCACCGGATCCGGGAAAATGTACGTATATTTTTCGGGTTATTTTTGCTCATCTTTCGTGAGCGCCGTATGGGCGCCCGGCGAGAATCGTGCCTCCTGCCGCAACACCCGGCCACCAGGAGGTAGAATGGGGTTGATTCCCTGATTCTCGGAGGACGCCCGTGCAGCCCCAGTACTCGCCCATGATGACCCATTACCTCTCGTTGAAGGAGCAGCACCCGGACGTGCTCCTCTTCTACCGGATGGGCGACTTCTACGAGATGTTCTTCGACGACGCGGTGCTCGCGAGCCGCGAGCTCGAGCTGACGCTCACCAGCCGCGAGGGCGGTGCCGGCGGCAACCGCATTCCCATGGCGGGGATCCCGCACCATGCGGCCGAGGGCTATCTGGCCAGGCTGATCGAGCGCGGCTACCGGGTGGCCATCTGCGAGCAGGTCGAGGATCCCAAGCAGGCCAAGGGGCTGGTCAAGCGCGAGATCGTCAGGTTCGTCACCCCGGGCACGGTCCTCGAGTCGAGCTTCCTCTCCGAGAAGCAGAACAACTACCTGGCCGCCATCGTGAAGGGCCCCGCGGGCTTCGGCCTCGCCTACTGCGACGCCTCGACCGGCGAGTTCCGCGCCACCCAGATCGCGGATCCTTCCGCGGTGGCCGGTGAGCTCGCGCGCATCGCCCCGGCCGAGCTTTTGGTGCCCGTCAACCCGGGCGTCTGGCAGAACATGGCCTGGGGCCGCACGCCGGGCCGTCTTGCTCCCTCCCAGCTCGATCCGGCCTGGGAGGGCCTCTTCCCCGAGGGCCTCAACCTCACGCCGCGCCCCGACTACGCCTTCAACCTCGAGAAGGCCCGCGCGCAGATCCTCGCCCAGTTCAGGCTACAGAGCCTGGAGGGCTTCGGCCTGCCGGAGCTGCCGCTCGCGACCATGGCGGCCGGCGCGATGCTCGGCTACATCGGCGAGACCCAGAAGGCACAGCTCGCCCTCTTTTCGGGCATCCACACCTACCGCCTCTCGGAGTACATGCTGCTCGACCCGGCGACCCGTCGCAACCTCGAGCTGACCCAGACCGCCCGGGACGGCGCCTGGAAGGGCTCGCTGCTCTCGGTGCTGGACGAGACCCGCACCGCCATGGGCGGCCGCAAGCTCCGCCAGTGGCTGCTGCACCCCCTGCTCGACGCGGCGGCCATCGGCGAGCGGCACCAGGCGGTCGCCGAGCTCGCCGCGGGTGCCGGCCTGCGCCTGCGGCTTGCGGAGCAGCTCGGCGGCATCCGGGACCTGGAGCGCCTCACCAGCCGCGTGGCGGCCGGCACGGCGAACGCGCGGGACCTCATCGCGCTGCGCGACAGCCTCGAGGCCCTCCCCGCCGTGGTCGAGCTGCTGACTTCGACCCAGAGCCCGGCCCTGCGCGCACTGCAGGCGATCCCCTCCGAGATCCCGGCCCTGGCGCTGCGCATCCGCGAGACCCTGGTCGATCACCCGCCCATCTCCTTGACCGAGGGGGGCATGGTCCGCGACGGCTTCAGCGCCGAGCTCGACGAGACGCGCGCGCTGTTGGGCGACAGCAAGGACTGGCTTGCGACCTTCGAGGCCCAGGAGAAGGAGCGCACGGGGATCCGGAGCCTGAAGGTCGGCTACTCCAAGACCTTCGGTTACTTCCTCGAGATCACCCACGCCAACAGGGACCTGGTGCCCGCCGACTACCAGCGCAAGCAGACGCTCGTCAACGCCGAGCGCTACATCACCCCGGTGCTCAAGGAGCGCGAGAGCGCCATCCTGACGGCACAGGAGCGCATCGGGCACATGGAGTACGAGGTCTTCTCCGCCCTGCGCTCGGCGCTCGCCCCCTGGGTGAGCGAGCTCCAGGCGATCGCCTCGCACGTGGCGGCCGTCGACGTCTTCGTGGGCTTCGCCGAGGTGGCGGTGCGCCAGGGCTTCTGCCGGCCGGTGGTGGACGACTCGACGGTCCTTGCGATCGAGGCGGGCCGCCACCCGGTCATCGAGCAGCTGCTGCCCCCCGGCACCTTCGTCCCCAACGACACCCGCCTCGACACCGAGTCCAGCCAGCTCGTCATCCTGACCGGGCCCAACATGGCCGGAAAGAGCACCTTCATGCGCCAGATCGCGCTGATCGTCCTCATGGCGCAGGTGGGCTCGTTCGTTCCTGCTCGCTCGGCCCGCATCGGCCTGGTGGACCGGATCTTCACCCGCGTGGGCGCGGTGGACGACCTGGCGACGGGGCAATCGACCTTCATGGTCGAGATGAACGAGACGGCCAACATCCTCAACAACGCGAGCCCCCGCGCGCTGATCCTGCTCGACGAGATCGGACGGGGCACCTCGACCTTCGACGGGATCTCCATCGCCTGGTCGGTCAGCGAGCACCTGGCGACGCACGTCCGGGCCCGCACCCTGTTCGCCACCCACTACCACGAGCTGACGGCGCTCGCCACGAGCCAGCCGAGCGTCCGCAACTACAAGGTCCTGGTCGAGGAGACGGCCGACGAGGTGATCTTCCTGCGCCGGGTGGTGCCGGGCGGGGCCGATCGCTCCTACGGCATCGAGGTCGCGCGCCTGGCGGGCCTGCCCGGGCCGGTGATCGACCGGGCGCGCCAGGTCCTCTCCGAGATCGAGCGCCGCAACCGCATCTCGCTCTCCTTGCGGCAGGCGGCCATGGACGACGGGGCGAACGGGATCAGCCAGCTTCCGCTCTTCAGCGCGATCCAGCCGCTGTAGCTTCCCAGACGATGAGCCCCGGCGCGATCCGCGCCGGGGCTCATCGTCTGGACTGGTTAGTGGTACCTGAGGCGTCTTGCGATCAGCTTCTTGGTGCTGCTGAGCCAGAAGGCCATGCCGCCTTCGTCGGTGGGCACGAGCATGGGGCTCGTGCCCAGGTTCGCGATCGGCTGGGGCTCGCCCTTGAGGGTCCCGTCGGGGGCGATCGCCCGGACCATGGGGCGGGGCTTCGACTCGCCGTTGATGACCACGTTCTTGGTATAGGTCACCAGGAACTCGGTTCCGTTCCACGCGACGGAGGTGGGGTTGTCGAGCGGGTTCGCCGAGACGCCCGGGCCGATGTCGTCGACCTCGATCATCTTCGCCGCTACCGCCTTGTAG
Proteins encoded:
- a CDS encoding ATPase, T2SS/T4P/T4SS family produces the protein MTIPGKRLRLGEILIKAGVLTEDQLAQGLSKQQQTREPLGEILIALGHVTDAQIKHALELQYGVKSFSMKQKPPQELVRLLPEAMIRQHQILPVGISQMTVAMVDPNNILALDDLRLRFKGVSIQPVVITDADFREILKVVPREAAPAPEAEARPEEDRQDPPASGEDQTAAQYAQSLLATALRRKATEIVLEPQEHETWVRLRIDGSLVREPSIAPRLGSAVIGRLKVMANLAPTSGSLAQTGTVKTRHEGRSIHLTLRALTVKHGQMLTLRLFDQSTLEQTTLDSIIHHPGTREVLRRLLRLKSGLVLINGPKHSGKDTLLYALLKEALKDNRSVISFGTMPFELEGIAQAPLDAHRPEISLSQVFEQSPDLLAVPTLTEPELARGLVHGALAGAAAIVGIPTAQRFLHQLLDLSELAPRPVANAVAGVIVIRLVRKLCPACKVPYKPDDQTFTFFKAINETGMLYRSVGCPDCHETGFAGQVGIFGALPFDAQLRHMVASNAPQPQIDQYAKQRGHMALYDYATWVAAQGLTTLEELAKTDLFERVLEANG
- a CDS encoding thymidine phosphorylase, producing MTILKMIKDKRDGNAHAEDEIRWLVDNVSRVPDYQLSAWLMAVVLRGMTIEETTFLTHAMAHSGQVLDLSDVPGPRADKHSTGGVGDKVTLVLGPLVAAAGVTVAKLSGRGLGHTGGTVDKIEAIPGMTCDLSVERFKQQLRDIGVVVASQTAELAPADAILYALRDVTGTVESIPLIAASVLSKKIAAGADVILLDVKTGAGAFMRDDQSARELATTMMQVGERLGKHVACVVSEMGQPLGTAVGHANEVAEAINTLRGEGPRDLTDLSVALGALILVGGGLAKDREEGEAKLRAVIESGAALTKLAALIEAQGGNPEVIRDPSLMAQPRFRIPVEAPEAGYVQALDALSVGLAGKEIGAGRLVKGAPIDLAVGVMLHKKVGDWVEKGETLAHLLVNDESKIPTASQALLGAYRIGGEPATPSALIKAVYSAERSALK
- the mutS gene encoding DNA mismatch repair protein MutS, which encodes MQPQYSPMMTHYLSLKEQHPDVLLFYRMGDFYEMFFDDAVLASRELELTLTSREGGAGGNRIPMAGIPHHAAEGYLARLIERGYRVAICEQVEDPKQAKGLVKREIVRFVTPGTVLESSFLSEKQNNYLAAIVKGPAGFGLAYCDASTGEFRATQIADPSAVAGELARIAPAELLVPVNPGVWQNMAWGRTPGRLAPSQLDPAWEGLFPEGLNLTPRPDYAFNLEKARAQILAQFRLQSLEGFGLPELPLATMAAGAMLGYIGETQKAQLALFSGIHTYRLSEYMLLDPATRRNLELTQTARDGAWKGSLLSVLDETRTAMGGRKLRQWLLHPLLDAAAIGERHQAVAELAAGAGLRLRLAEQLGGIRDLERLTSRVAAGTANARDLIALRDSLEALPAVVELLTSTQSPALRALQAIPSEIPALALRIRETLVDHPPISLTEGGMVRDGFSAELDETRALLGDSKDWLATFEAQEKERTGIRSLKVGYSKTFGYFLEITHANRDLVPADYQRKQTLVNAERYITPVLKERESAILTAQERIGHMEYEVFSALRSALAPWVSELQAIASHVAAVDVFVGFAEVAVRQGFCRPVVDDSTVLAIEAGRHPVIEQLLPPGTFVPNDTRLDTESSQLVILTGPNMAGKSTFMRQIALIVLMAQVGSFVPARSARIGLVDRIFTRVGAVDDLATGQSTFMVEMNETANILNNASPRALILLDEIGRGTSTFDGISIAWSVSEHLATHVRARTLFATHYHELTALATSQPSVRNYKVLVEETADEVIFLRRVVPGGADRSYGIEVARLAGLPGPVIDRARQVLSEIERRNRISLSLRQAAMDDGANGISQLPLFSAIQPL